One part of the Methylobacterium mesophilicum SR1.6/6 genome encodes these proteins:
- a CDS encoding carbohydrate ABC transporter permease: MVVSARHRTVSGLATGLVLAFFVAFCVFPFLWMIDTAFKPPGEVFSTAPTLWIASPTLSNFRSVVLESPFLIYFGNSVIVAGASTILTVSLSIFASYAMSRWSYLPVTQIVAGGLILSQMIPGVLLLIPLYVLIRNMGLLSTYAALVIVYCTFMVPLASFMLKGFFDAIPRELEEAAAMDGCSRLGFILRILLPVSLPGLMATAVFAFIAAWNEFMFGYVLINDDVRRTLTPGIMIFKGSHQTDWGSLTAASVLAALPVALGFVYVQRFLITGLAAGAVKG, from the coding sequence ATGGTTGTCTCCGCGCGTCACAGGACCGTGTCGGGCCTCGCCACCGGCCTCGTGCTGGCCTTCTTCGTGGCCTTCTGCGTCTTCCCGTTCCTCTGGATGATCGACACGGCGTTCAAGCCGCCCGGCGAGGTCTTCAGCACCGCGCCGACGCTCTGGATCGCGAGCCCGACCCTGAGCAACTTCCGCTCCGTCGTGCTGGAGAGCCCGTTCCTGATCTATTTCGGCAACAGCGTGATCGTCGCCGGGGCCTCGACGATCCTGACGGTATCCCTCTCGATCTTCGCCAGCTACGCGATGAGTCGCTGGTCCTATCTCCCGGTGACACAGATCGTCGCCGGAGGGCTGATCCTCTCGCAGATGATCCCCGGCGTCCTGCTGCTGATCCCCCTCTACGTCCTGATCCGCAACATGGGGCTTCTCAGCACCTACGCGGCCCTGGTCATCGTCTACTGCACCTTCATGGTGCCGCTCGCGAGCTTCATGCTGAAGGGGTTCTTCGACGCGATCCCGCGCGAGCTGGAGGAAGCCGCAGCGATGGACGGGTGCTCGCGCCTGGGCTTCATCCTGCGCATCCTCCTGCCGGTCAGCCTTCCGGGCCTGATGGCGACCGCTGTCTTCGCGTTCATCGCCGCCTGGAACGAATTCATGTTCGGCTACGTGCTGATCAACGACGATGTCCGCCGCACGCTGACCCCCGGCATCATGATCTTCAAGGGATCGCACCAGACGGATTGGGGATCGCTGACGGCGGCGTCCGTGCTGGCCGCCCTGCCGGTGGCGCTTGGCTTCGTCTACGTGCAGCGGTTCCTGATCACCGGCCTCGCCGCCGGAGCGGTGAAGGGCTGA
- a CDS encoding carbohydrate ABC transporter permease codes for MNMATGSIASGPQAGTGRKARHTVWPSARVRAACAFLAPVAVLVTALIAAPLAGVVWNSLHHASLIDARVGGFAGLENFRTVLDDEHFLPALMHTLVWTVVSVAGEYACGLASALALARPFRGRAVVRGLIILPWVIPIAIAGVNWAWLLNPDYGVLNAWLVRAGLLTTPHDWLGHSETALLTVTLVNIWRSFPFYTISLLAALSSIPDDLYEAAALDGAGTVRRFVVITLPHVRTVSLTLIVVHVIWTAINFDFIWVMTQGGPLDATETLPILIYRYALQEFDVGLACALATLSMAAMAALFLVQAGLARARAAR; via the coding sequence ATGAATATGGCAACCGGATCGATCGCGTCCGGGCCGCAGGCCGGCACCGGACGCAAGGCCCGACACACCGTCTGGCCGTCCGCGCGGGTCCGGGCCGCCTGCGCCTTCCTCGCGCCGGTCGCGGTGCTGGTCACGGCCCTCATCGCCGCCCCCCTCGCCGGCGTGGTCTGGAACAGCCTGCACCACGCCAGCCTGATCGACGCGAGGGTCGGCGGCTTCGCGGGCCTGGAGAATTTCCGAACGGTGCTGGACGACGAGCACTTCCTGCCGGCGCTGATGCACACGCTGGTGTGGACCGTCGTGTCCGTGGCCGGAGAATACGCCTGCGGCCTCGCATCGGCCCTGGCGCTGGCCCGGCCATTCCGGGGCCGGGCGGTGGTGCGCGGCCTCATCATCCTGCCCTGGGTGATCCCGATCGCCATCGCGGGCGTCAACTGGGCCTGGCTGCTCAATCCCGATTACGGCGTCCTGAACGCCTGGCTGGTCCGCGCGGGCCTGCTGACCACGCCCCACGACTGGCTCGGGCACAGCGAGACGGCCCTGCTCACCGTGACCCTGGTCAACATCTGGCGCAGCTTCCCCTTCTACACGATCAGCCTCCTGGCGGCGCTGTCGTCGATCCCGGACGACCTGTACGAGGCCGCAGCCCTGGACGGCGCGGGGACCGTCCGGCGCTTCGTCGTCATCACGCTGCCGCACGTCCGGACGGTGTCGCTTACCCTGATCGTCGTCCACGTGATCTGGACGGCGATCAACTTCGACTTCATCTGGGTGATGACCCAGGGCGGCCCGCTCGATGCGACGGAAACGCTGCCGATCCTGATCTACCGCTACGCCCTGCAGGAGTTCGACGTCGGCCTCGCCTGCGCCCTGGCCACCCTGTCGATGGCCGCGATGGCAGCGCTGTTCCTCGTACAGGCCGGCCTCGCCCGGGCGCGGGCGGCGCGCTGA
- a CDS encoding ABC transporter ATP-binding protein has protein sequence MTSIRLRRVTKAFGDRTVIPPLDLEIGQGEFVVFVGPSGCGKSTLLRLIAGLEEISSGTIEIDGRDVSEAPPGERGLAMVFQSYALYPHMSVAENIGFPLKMAGVPKSVIAEKVAEAATRLNLTEFVDRRPSQLSGGQRQRVAIGRAIVRAPKAFLFDEPLSNLDAALRVGMRLEISELHRQLGTTMIYVTHDQVEAMTMADTIVVLNRGRIEQIGAPLEIYNNPANLFVAQFIGSPTMNILRGPAADALGAPLVGIRPEHLVIVPASGQSPADGLAGIASASEHLGSDTFIHVHLNEGGTVNARVSGEVRIDRGAAVVVVPERTQLHRFAADGEALRI, from the coding sequence ATGACGTCCATTCGCTTGCGGCGGGTCACGAAGGCGTTCGGAGACAGGACCGTGATCCCGCCCCTCGATCTGGAGATTGGTCAAGGCGAGTTCGTGGTCTTCGTCGGACCCTCGGGGTGCGGAAAGTCGACCCTGCTGCGTCTGATCGCCGGGCTGGAGGAGATCTCCAGCGGCACGATCGAGATCGACGGACGGGACGTGAGCGAGGCGCCGCCGGGCGAGCGCGGCCTCGCCATGGTGTTCCAATCCTACGCGCTATACCCGCACATGAGCGTTGCCGAGAACATCGGTTTCCCGCTGAAGATGGCCGGGGTGCCGAAGTCGGTGATCGCCGAGAAGGTCGCTGAGGCGGCCACCCGGCTCAACCTGACCGAATTCGTCGACCGCCGTCCGAGCCAGCTGTCGGGCGGCCAGCGCCAGCGCGTCGCCATCGGCCGGGCCATCGTCCGCGCGCCGAAGGCGTTCCTGTTCGACGAGCCCCTGTCGAACCTCGATGCCGCCCTGCGGGTCGGCATGCGGCTCGAGATCTCCGAGCTGCATCGGCAGCTCGGAACCACGATGATCTACGTCACGCACGATCAGGTCGAGGCGATGACCATGGCCGACACGATCGTGGTGCTCAACCGCGGGCGCATCGAGCAGATCGGCGCGCCTCTGGAGATCTACAACAATCCCGCCAACCTGTTCGTCGCGCAGTTCATCGGCTCGCCGACGATGAACATCCTGCGTGGCCCGGCGGCGGACGCGCTGGGTGCCCCGCTCGTCGGCATCCGGCCCGAACATCTCGTCATCGTGCCGGCCTCTGGCCAAAGCCCGGCCGACGGGCTAGCCGGCATCGCCTCCGCCTCGGAACACCTCGGATCCGACACGTTCATCCATGTCCACCTGAACGAGGGCGGCACCGTGAATGCCCGCGTGAGCGGCGAGGTCCGGATCGACCGCGGCGCCGCGGTGGTGGTCGTCCCCGAGCGGACTCAGCTCCATCGCTTCGCCGCCGACGGCGAAGCCCTCCGCATCTGA